The following proteins are encoded in a genomic region of Streptococcus constellatus subsp. constellatus:
- a CDS encoding GNAT family N-acetyltransferase: MKLRRPRLEDKDAVMALIMEFESLNAAHDGGFWNEEDFDYEDWIAGNRDAEMSLNIPDTWVPAIQLVGFDEGQAVGFLNLRLSLNEYLLEHGGHIGYSVRPSMQGRGRATSMLKEGLLVAASKNIHQVLVTCAVDNPASRAVILKNGGILEDVRAGKERYWIDLE, encoded by the coding sequence ATGAAATTAAGACGACCAAGATTGGAAGATAAGGACGCAGTCATGGCTCTCATAATGGAATTTGAAAGTTTGAATGCCGCACATGATGGTGGTTTTTGGAACGAGGAGGATTTTGATTATGAAGATTGGATTGCTGGGAACCGAGATGCAGAAATGAGTCTCAATATTCCTGATACCTGGGTGCCAGCTATACAACTTGTCGGGTTTGATGAAGGACAAGCAGTTGGTTTTTTAAATTTGCGCCTGAGCTTAAATGAATATTTACTCGAACACGGTGGTCATATAGGCTATAGTGTTCGTCCATCTATGCAAGGGAGAGGCCGTGCTACTTCGATGCTGAAAGAAGGACTTCTTGTTGCTGCTTCAAAGAATATTCACCAAGTGCTGGTGACTTGTGCGGTAGATAATCCAGCTAGTCGAGCAGTAATTTTAAAAAATGGCGGAATATTGGAAGATGTACGAGCTGGGAAAGAGCGCTATTGGATAGATTTGGAGTAG
- a CDS encoding LCP family protein translates to MVQKRLRSSKKRGYRILNIALLIVFALLTALLVFSMFRYNILAFRYLNVLLSIFLVAVALVTGFLIFKNKARVTTTIILILAILVSSGAMYAIKEVLDLSNGLNATSNYSEYEMSVVVLANSDIKDISQVKNVLAPTANDEKNIKALTNNLAKTKKVNLTVDQSSSYLAAYNSLRNGEAKAMVLNSVFESVIENEHPDYASKIKKIYTYKISKKIENAQSPATNNDVFNIYVSGIDTYGPVSSVSRSDVNIIMTVNRKTKKVLLTTTPRDAYVPIADGGNNQNDKLTHAGIYGVEASIHTLENLYGIKTNYYIRLNFTSFLKLVDLLGGIDVYNDQEFTSLHGNYHFGVGDVHLNSEQALGFVRERYSLSGGDNDRGKNQEKVIAAIIKKLTSTHALKNYNEIISGLQNSVQTNMSLETMMNLINTQLESGGSYTVTSQAVTGEGRTDLPSYAMPDANLYMMELNQDSLNAAKAAIQKVMEGK, encoded by the coding sequence ATGGTCCAAAAAAGATTGCGCTCTTCTAAGAAGAGAGGTTATCGAATCTTAAATATTGCATTGCTAATCGTTTTTGCATTGCTAACAGCATTATTGGTTTTTTCAATGTTTCGGTATAACATTCTAGCATTTCGGTACTTGAATGTTTTACTATCAATCTTCCTAGTAGCCGTAGCACTAGTGACTGGCTTTTTAATTTTTAAAAATAAAGCGCGTGTCACAACGACTATTATTCTCATTTTGGCTATTTTAGTTAGTTCAGGTGCGATGTATGCCATTAAAGAAGTGCTGGATTTGTCTAATGGTCTAAATGCAACATCCAACTATTCTGAATATGAAATGAGTGTGGTGGTACTGGCAAATAGCGACATTAAAGATATTAGCCAAGTGAAAAATGTTCTTGCTCCGACAGCAAATGATGAAAAAAATATCAAGGCATTAACAAACAACTTAGCAAAAACTAAAAAAGTCAATCTAACGGTTGATCAATCTTCTTCTTATCTGGCAGCTTATAACTCTTTGAGGAATGGTGAAGCGAAGGCTATGGTGCTAAATAGTGTTTTTGAAAGTGTTATCGAAAACGAACATCCAGATTATGCTTCAAAAATTAAGAAAATCTATACTTATAAGATTAGTAAGAAAATAGAAAATGCGCAATCACCAGCTACCAACAACGATGTCTTTAACATTTATGTTAGTGGTATTGACACTTATGGTCCCGTTTCGTCTGTATCTCGTTCGGATGTGAATATCATCATGACAGTGAATCGCAAAACAAAAAAAGTGTTATTAACAACAACACCGCGTGATGCTTACGTACCGATTGCTGATGGTGGCAACAATCAAAATGATAAATTGACGCATGCTGGCATTTATGGTGTGGAAGCGTCCATTCATACATTGGAAAATCTCTATGGCATTAAAACCAACTATTACATCCGACTCAATTTCACTTCTTTCCTCAAATTAGTGGACTTGTTAGGTGGTATTGACGTTTATAATGACCAAGAATTTACAAGTTTGCACGGGAATTATCATTTTGGTGTAGGAGATGTTCATCTAAATTCTGAGCAGGCTCTAGGCTTTGTGCGAGAACGATATTCATTGAGCGGCGGAGATAACGACCGTGGTAAAAATCAAGAAAAAGTAATTGCGGCAATTATTAAAAAGTTGACTTCAACACATGCTTTGAAGAATTACAATGAGATTATTTCAGGTTTACAAAATTCAGTTCAAACCAATATGAGTCTTGAAACGATGATGAATCTCATTAATACACAACTAGAATCTGGCGGTAGTTATACTGTGACTTCTCAAGCTGTTACAGGTGAGGGACGGACAGATCTTCCGTCTTATGCTATGCCAGATGCGAATCTTTACATGATGGAATTAAATCAAGATAGCTTGAATGCAGCCAAAGCGGCAATTCAGAAAGTGATGG
- a CDS encoding DUF1292 domain-containing protein produces the protein MAHDHNHDHEHEERELITLVDEQGNETLFEILLTIDGKEEFGKNYVLLIPASAEEDENGEVEIQAYSFTENEDGTEGDLQPIPEDSDAEWDMIEEVFNSFMEE, from the coding sequence ATGGCACACGATCATAACCATGACCATGAACACGAAGAACGTGAACTAATTACTTTAGTGGATGAGCAAGGAAACGAAACTTTGTTTGAAATTCTCTTGACCATTGATGGAAAAGAAGAATTTGGGAAAAACTACGTTCTATTGATTCCAGCTAGCGCAGAAGAAGATGAAAATGGCGAGGTAGAAATTCAAGCCTACTCGTTTACTGAAAATGAAGACGGAACAGAGGGTGACCTCCAACCAATTCCAGAAGATTCAGATGCTGAATGGGATATGATTGAAGAAGTTTTCAATAGCTTTATGGAAGAATAA
- a CDS encoding IreB family regulatory phosphoprotein, translating to MGFTDETVRFNLDDSNKKEISETLKDVYVSLNEKGYNPINQIVGYVLSGDPAYVPRYNNARNQIRKYERDEIVEELVRYYLKGQGIDL from the coding sequence GTGGGATTTACAGATGAGACAGTACGTTTTAATCTTGATGATTCAAACAAAAAAGAGATTAGTGAAACATTGAAAGATGTCTATGTGTCGCTGAATGAAAAGGGCTATAACCCAATCAACCAAATCGTAGGATACGTGCTTAGTGGTGATCCTGCGTATGTACCTCGCTATAATAATGCACGAAATCAAATTCGTAAATATGAACGTGATGAGATTGTAGAAGAATTAGTTCGTTATTATTTGAAAGGACAAGGCATTGATCTCTAA
- a CDS encoding SP_0198 family lipoprotein, producing the protein MVQLKKLGYATLFLIGLIILTSCAKSNQTSSSSQSISSSQSTTVSSESSTSSTIAENSVEKLDGTYKGMDEEDEITLVIKGNSGTWTEEEPNGKKEVKQVSIDPTNQRMTIGNDIERYMINGNQLTIEDIEQENGENDTVVLTKQ; encoded by the coding sequence ATGGTACAATTAAAGAAACTTGGCTATGCCACATTGTTTCTAATAGGGCTTATCATTTTGACATCGTGTGCCAAGTCTAATCAAACTTCATCATCATCTCAATCTATCTCAAGCAGTCAATCAACTACAGTCTCAAGTGAGAGCAGCACTTCGTCAACTATTGCAGAAAATTCGGTAGAAAAATTAGACGGTACTTATAAAGGTATGGACGAAGAAGATGAGATCACTTTGGTTATCAAGGGAAACAGTGGCACGTGGACAGAAGAAGAGCCAAATGGTAAGAAAGAAGTAAAACAAGTGAGCATTGATCCAACAAATCAGCGAATGACGATTGGTAACGACATTGAGCGTTATATGATTAATGGCAATCAGTTGACAATTGAGGATATTGAGCAAGAAAACGGCGAAAATGATACGGTTGTTTTAACGAAGCAATAA
- the nrdG gene encoding anaerobic ribonucleoside-triphosphate reductase activating protein, whose protein sequence is MTWNTPKPGEWKSEELSKGRIIDYKAFNFVDGEGVRNSLYVSGCMFHCEGCYNVATWSFNAGIPYTQELEEQIMKDLAEPYVQGLTLLGGEPFLNTGILLPLVKRIRRELPDKDIWSWTGYTWEEMMLETPDKLELLSLIDILVDGRFDKAKRNLMLQFRGSSNQRIIDVQKSLKAGKVIIWDRLNDGTESFEQVNRDKTE, encoded by the coding sequence ATGACATGGAATACACCGAAGCCAGGTGAGTGGAAAAGTGAAGAGTTAAGCAAGGGGCGTATTATTGACTATAAAGCCTTTAATTTTGTGGATGGTGAAGGGGTGCGTAATTCCCTCTATGTCAGCGGCTGCATGTTTCATTGTGAGGGCTGCTACAATGTAGCGACCTGGTCGTTCAATGCCGGGATTCCTTATACGCAAGAGCTGGAAGAGCAAATCATGAAAGATTTGGCTGAGCCCTATGTTCAAGGCCTGACCTTGCTAGGAGGAGAGCCTTTTCTGAATACTGGGATTCTCTTGCCTTTAGTCAAGCGTATTCGACGAGAGTTGCCTGACAAAGATATTTGGTCTTGGACGGGCTATACATGGGAAGAAATGATGCTGGAAACACCAGATAAACTTGAACTTCTTAGTCTCATTGATATTCTGGTAGATGGTCGTTTTGATAAGGCAAAACGAAATCTCATGTTACAATTTCGAGGTTCCTCTAATCAGCGTATTATTGATGTACAAAAGTCTCTCAAAGCTGGAAAAGTGATTATTTGGGATAGATTGAATGATGGCACAGAAAGTTTTGAGCAGGTTAATCGAGATAAAACAGAATAA
- the nrdD gene encoding anaerobic ribonucleoside-triphosphate reductase, producing MIALKEETVQGFADIYVEKRDGRRVAFDADKIYKALVKASQEVTTMTPLLEAKLEGITNKIVAEVIERFPAGVKIYEIQNIVEHELLQANEYAIAESYITYRTQRDFARSKATDINFTIGKLLNKDQAVVNENANKDSDVFNTQRDLTAGIVGKSIGLQMLPPHVANAHQKGDIHYHDLDYSPYTPMTNCCLIDFKGMLKNGFKIGNAEVESPKSIQTATAQISQIIANVASSQYGGCSADRIDEVLAPYAEKNYEKHLKDAREWVVPEKQEEFAWEKTKKDIYDAMQSLEYEINTLFTSNGQTPFTSLGFGLGTNRFEREIQKAILQIRIKGLGSEHRTAIFPKLIFTLKRGLNLEPDSPNYDIKQLALECATKRMYPDVLSYDKIVELTGSFKVPMGCRSFLQGWKDENGQEVNSGRMNLGVVTVNLPRIALESEGNMEKFWEIFNERMNIAEDALVYRVERTKEATPANAPILYQYGAFGKRLGKYDKVDQLFKHRRATVSLGYIGLYEVATVFYGGEWEHNPKAKKFTVDIVREMKRRVEEWSDQYDYHFSVYSTPSESLTDRFCRLDTEKFGLVKDITDKEYYTNSFHYDVRKNPTPFEKLDFEKDYPAAGASGGFIHYCEYPVLQQNPKALESVWDYAYDRVGYLGTNTPIDHCYKCDFEGDFTPTERGFTCPNCGNSDPKTVDVVKRTCGYLGNPQARPMVNGRHKEISARVKHMNGSTIKFEGHHVEK from the coding sequence ATGATAGCATTAAAAGAAGAAACAGTACAAGGTTTTGCTGATATTTATGTTGAAAAACGTGACGGTCGTCGTGTGGCTTTTGACGCAGATAAGATTTATAAAGCGCTTGTCAAAGCTAGTCAAGAAGTAACGACGATGACGCCGTTGTTAGAAGCAAAACTTGAAGGGATTACCAATAAAATTGTAGCAGAGGTGATTGAACGCTTCCCTGCTGGTGTTAAAATTTATGAAATTCAAAATATCGTTGAGCATGAATTGTTGCAAGCCAATGAATATGCTATTGCGGAAAGTTATATTACTTACCGTACCCAACGCGATTTTGCGCGTTCAAAAGCAACAGATATCAACTTCACAATCGGCAAATTGCTGAATAAAGATCAAGCGGTTGTCAATGAAAATGCCAACAAGGACAGTGATGTTTTCAATACTCAACGTGATTTGACAGCGGGGATTGTTGGGAAATCAATTGGTTTGCAAATGCTGCCGCCGCATGTAGCAAACGCCCATCAAAAAGGGGATATTCATTATCATGATTTGGACTATAGCCCATATACGCCGATGACAAACTGCTGCTTGATTGATTTCAAAGGGATGTTGAAAAATGGTTTCAAGATTGGAAATGCAGAGGTGGAAAGTCCAAAGTCGATTCAAACCGCGACTGCGCAAATTTCTCAAATCATTGCCAATGTCGCCTCTAGTCAGTATGGTGGTTGTTCAGCTGATCGAATTGATGAAGTTTTAGCGCCTTATGCTGAAAAGAATTACGAAAAGCATTTGAAGGATGCGCGTGAATGGGTCGTTCCTGAAAAACAGGAAGAGTTTGCTTGGGAAAAGACGAAAAAAGACATTTACGATGCCATGCAGTCTTTGGAATATGAAATCAATACCTTGTTTACGTCAAATGGACAAACCCCATTTACATCGCTTGGTTTTGGTCTTGGCACCAATCGTTTTGAGCGTGAAATTCAAAAAGCGATTCTTCAAATTCGCATTAAAGGTCTGGGGTCTGAACATCGGACAGCTATTTTTCCTAAATTGATTTTCACGTTGAAGCGCGGATTGAACTTAGAACCGGATAGCCCAAACTATGATATTAAACAGCTGGCTTTGGAATGCGCTACGAAACGGATGTACCCAGATGTCTTGTCTTACGACAAAATTGTGGAATTAACAGGTTCTTTTAAAGTTCCAATGGGCTGCCGTTCTTTCTTACAAGGCTGGAAAGATGAAAACGGTCAAGAAGTCAATTCTGGTCGGATGAATCTTGGCGTTGTGACGGTCAACCTTCCACGAATTGCCCTTGAATCTGAAGGCAACATGGAGAAATTCTGGGAAATTTTTAATGAGCGGATGAATATTGCTGAAGATGCGCTCGTCTACCGTGTCGAACGCACCAAAGAAGCGACTCCAGCTAATGCTCCTATTCTTTATCAATATGGTGCTTTTGGAAAACGTCTAGGTAAATATGATAAGGTGGATCAACTCTTTAAGCATCGTAGAGCCACGGTTTCTCTTGGCTATATTGGTCTGTATGAAGTGGCTACAGTCTTTTATGGTGGTGAATGGGAGCACAATCCAAAAGCCAAGAAATTCACAGTCGATATCGTTCGTGAAATGAAGCGCCGTGTAGAAGAATGGTCTGACCAATATGACTACCACTTCTCTGTTTATTCTACACCGTCTGAAAGTCTGACAGACCGCTTTTGTCGTCTGGATACAGAAAAATTTGGTCTTGTAAAAGATATTACAGATAAGGAATACTATACGAATAGTTTCCACTATGATGTCCGTAAAAATCCGACACCATTTGAAAAATTAGATTTTGAAAAAGATTATCCAGCAGCTGGGGCTTCAGGAGGCTTTATTCACTACTGTGAATATCCTGTTCTACAACAAAATCCGAAAGCACTCGAATCAGTCTGGGACTATGCTTACGATCGTGTGGGCTATCTTGGAACCAATACTCCGATTGACCATTGTTACAAGTGCGATTTTGAAGGGGACTTTACGCCAACCGAACGTGGATTTACTTGTCCAAACTGCGGCAATAGCGATCCTAAGACAGTTGATGTTGTGAAGCGAACTTGTGGTTATCTTGGAAATCCTCAAGCTCGTCCGATGGTAAATGGACGTCACAAGGAGATTTCGGCTCGTGTTAAACACATGAATGGTTCAACAATCAAGTTTGAAGGACATCATGTAGAAAAGTAG
- the cls gene encoding cardiolipin synthase, translated as MSFRKFQLLMSKYGFSIITMVLELVLVFWFFFWLGRWTPTLWIAFVILFSVATILAIVNRSMTPESKVTWLLVAFIPVFGPLLYLMFGERRLSRSELKQLKNMDQMKFREDNSYELRLELKNTDKSAYGIIKSLLSMDHNADVYDGTESQFFPLGEEMFQKMLEDLRKAEKFIFLEYYIVEEGLMWNSILDILREKVTQGVEVKMLYDDIGCMATLPGDYTSRLQAIGIDAHKFNKVIPRMTVAYNNRDHRKILVIDGQIGYTGGVNLADEYINHIERFGHWKDGGIRLNGRAVKALTRLFLMNWYINRGTISDFDQYHLDNKAIDASGLYIPYGSGPKPMYKAQVGKNVYQNIISQATDYVYIATPYLIIDYDLTEDIKNAAMRGVDVRIVTPSIPDKKLIQLITRGAYPDLIAAGVQIYEYTPGFIHSKHVVADDDFGVVGTINFDYRSLVHHYENAILMYKTPSMFDLKQDFENLFENSQEIHEDTIKNTWYQRLIKEIVELFAPML; from the coding sequence ATGAGTTTTAGGAAATTTCAGCTATTGATGTCAAAATATGGTTTTAGCATCATTACTATGGTGTTAGAACTGGTGCTTGTTTTTTGGTTTTTCTTTTGGCTCGGTCGATGGACGCCTACTTTATGGATTGCCTTTGTGATTTTGTTCAGTGTGGCAACGATTTTGGCGATTGTCAATCGTTCAATGACGCCAGAAAGCAAAGTAACCTGGCTTTTAGTGGCTTTTATTCCAGTCTTTGGACCGTTGCTTTATCTGATGTTTGGTGAGCGTCGTTTGTCTAGAAGTGAATTGAAACAGTTGAAAAATATGGATCAAATGAAATTTCGTGAGGATAATAGTTATGAGTTGCGTTTAGAGTTGAAAAATACAGATAAGTCAGCTTATGGGATTATCAAATCACTTCTTAGCATGGATCATAATGCGGATGTATATGACGGTACGGAATCACAATTTTTCCCTTTAGGCGAAGAAATGTTTCAAAAAATGCTGGAAGATTTGCGTAAGGCAGAAAAATTTATCTTTTTGGAATATTATATTGTGGAAGAAGGTCTCATGTGGAATAGTATTTTGGATATTCTGCGTGAGAAAGTAACTCAAGGTGTCGAAGTGAAGATGCTCTATGATGATATTGGCTGTATGGCGACTCTTCCTGGCGACTACACCAGTCGATTACAAGCTATAGGGATTGATGCCCATAAATTTAACAAAGTGATTCCGCGAATGACAGTAGCTTATAATAATCGAGATCATCGTAAAATTCTTGTTATTGATGGGCAGATTGGCTATACTGGAGGGGTCAATTTAGCAGATGAGTACATTAATCACATTGAGCGTTTTGGTCACTGGAAAGACGGTGGGATTCGTTTAAATGGTCGTGCAGTAAAGGCCTTGACACGTCTTTTTCTTATGAACTGGTATATCAACCGTGGAACCATTAGCGATTTTGATCAATATCATTTGGACAATAAAGCAATAGATGCATCAGGACTTTATATTCCGTATGGAAGCGGACCTAAGCCTATGTACAAAGCTCAAGTGGGTAAAAATGTCTACCAAAATATTATCAGTCAAGCGACAGATTATGTGTATATTGCTACACCGTACTTAATTATTGATTATGACTTGACAGAAGACATTAAAAATGCAGCTATGCGTGGGGTAGATGTGCGGATTGTGACCCCTTCCATTCCAGATAAAAAGCTGATTCAACTCATTACGCGAGGCGCTTATCCAGACTTGATAGCAGCTGGGGTGCAGATTTACGAATATACCCCAGGTTTTATTCACAGTAAGCATGTGGTGGCAGATGATGATTTTGGTGTGGTTGGAACAATCAACTTTGATTATCGAAGTCTGGTTCACCACTATGAAAATGCTATTTTGATGTATAAAACGCCTTCTATGTTTGACTTAAAACAAGATTTTGAAAACCTTTTTGAGAATTCTCAAGAAATTCATGAGGATACTATTAAAAATACTTGGTATCAACGTTTAATCAAAGAGATTGTCGAATTGTTTGCGCCGATGCTATAA
- a CDS encoding bifunctional folylpolyglutamate synthase/dihydrofolate synthase — protein sequence MNEIETWLESRIGLNFRSGLERMRQAISLLDHPEENYPIIHVTGTNGKGSSIAFMSQLFVEHKKKVGTFTSPHMVSIYDRICVNHKPISDKDFVRIGRRIQAMERQLLRTQDPLSYFEILTLIALLYFEEEQVDVALIEVGIGGLLDATNVVIGDVAVVTSVGLDHQETLGDSIVAIAEQKAGIFKKKERAVIGPLAEEARRVCELRADELGVVLYEYGRDFSFSKGQFSNQDKMIVGLQLGLKGTYQEENVAVALQSFLLFMKQQNWQPQVKWIRKALQETHWAGRLEYFERGIYLDGAHNLPALSRLVEFIRQQEQKEIFLLFGALKRKNYQGMLSYLKQELPHVRLTITTFEDDGAIDKRNLTTETYVSSYREFIEQFIKKSTDNQLLFVTGSLYFIAEVRAFLLEKELTA from the coding sequence ATGAATGAAATTGAAACGTGGCTAGAGAGTCGCATTGGTTTAAATTTTCGCTCTGGTTTAGAGCGAATGAGACAGGCTATAAGTCTTTTGGATCATCCGGAAGAAAATTATCCCATTATTCATGTGACAGGAACGAACGGAAAAGGCTCAAGCATTGCTTTTATGAGTCAATTATTTGTAGAGCATAAAAAGAAGGTGGGAACCTTTACGTCACCTCATATGGTGAGCATTTATGATCGGATTTGTGTCAATCATAAACCAATCTCTGACAAGGATTTTGTTAGAATTGGGCGCCGTATTCAAGCAATGGAAAGGCAACTTTTGCGGACACAAGATCCATTATCTTATTTTGAAATTTTAACACTCATAGCTTTATTGTATTTCGAAGAAGAGCAGGTAGATGTGGCTTTAATTGAGGTGGGAATTGGTGGACTTTTAGATGCAACAAATGTAGTGATAGGAGATGTTGCGGTTGTAACGTCTGTAGGATTGGATCATCAAGAAACATTAGGAGACTCCATAGTAGCAATTGCGGAGCAGAAAGCAGGGATTTTCAAGAAAAAGGAACGAGCTGTTATCGGGCCGCTGGCTGAAGAAGCCAGAAGGGTCTGCGAATTGCGCGCAGATGAGTTGGGAGTTGTTTTGTATGAATACGGTAGGGATTTTTCATTTTCAAAAGGACAATTTTCTAATCAAGATAAAATGATAGTTGGTTTACAGCTGGGTCTCAAAGGTACTTATCAGGAAGAAAATGTAGCTGTTGCTTTGCAAAGTTTTCTTTTATTCATGAAACAGCAAAATTGGCAACCACAAGTAAAATGGATACGCAAGGCTTTGCAAGAGACCCATTGGGCAGGGAGACTGGAATATTTTGAGAGAGGAATTTATTTGGATGGGGCTCACAATTTACCCGCTTTGTCACGTTTGGTGGAATTTATTCGTCAGCAAGAACAAAAAGAAATTTTTCTCTTATTCGGTGCTTTGAAACGTAAAAATTATCAGGGAATGCTGTCTTATCTAAAACAAGAATTGCCTCATGTGCGGTTGACGATAACGACATTTGAGGATGACGGTGCAATAGACAAGCGGAATCTGACAACTGAAACCTATGTTTCCTCTTATCGGGAGTTTATTGAACAATTCATTAAAAAATCTACTGATAATCAGCTTCTTTTTGTGACAGGTTCTCTTTATTTCATTGCAGAAGTTCGTGCTTTTCTTTTGGAGAAAGAATTGACTGCTTGA
- a CDS encoding MSCRAMM family protein — translation MIKTNSEREFFQLTVNRNTVPVGKVDFEGGRQVKKTDLTKSGSYKTDKIISYHISINQSGKEISDAKVTDILSTPKISYIKNSFKIEKGKWVIVNNRWVLKNKINVTEQFTINFISDSQFSVDLGHIKAGEGYRINYKAKANYNLQNGEIVENIASLWSSKIKIINSIVKTTYREASGNAEDYVYSITLHKKDEVSGMPLTVAIFRVIRDRNGTTVGEFITDSAGEVTSLNLLKDTYKIKEIKAPAGY, via the coding sequence GTGATAAAAACGAACAGCGAGAGAGAATTTTTTCAACTTACGGTAAATCGAAATACAGTACCAGTAGGAAAGGTGGATTTTGAAGGGGGAAGACAAGTTAAAAAGACAGATCTTACAAAATCAGGTAGCTATAAAACAGATAAGATTATCAGTTATCACATTTCTATTAATCAGTCTGGTAAAGAGATTTCTGATGCCAAAGTAACAGACATTCTGAGTACTCCTAAAATTTCTTATATTAAGAACAGTTTCAAAATTGAAAAAGGTAAGTGGGTGATTGTAAATAATCGTTGGGTATTGAAGAATAAAATAAATGTCACGGAACAATTTACAATCAATTTCATATCTGACTCACAATTTTCGGTTGATTTAGGTCATATCAAAGCAGGAGAAGGTTATCGTATTAACTATAAAGCTAAAGCAAACTATAATTTACAGAATGGAGAAATTGTTGAAAATATTGCTTCACTTTGGTCAAGTAAAATAAAAATCATAAATTCCATAGTGAAGACTACTTACAGAGAAGCAAGCGGAAATGCAGAAGATTATGTTTACTCAATCACGCTGCATAAAAAGGATGAAGTTTCTGGCATGCCTTTAACGGTAGCTATCTTTAGGGTTATACGAGATCGCAACGGTACTACAGTTGGGGAATTTATCACAGATAGTGCAGGGGAAGTAACAAGTCTGAATCTATTAAAAGATACTTATAAAATTAAAGAAATAAAAGCTCCGGCTGGATATTAG
- a CDS encoding Spy0128 family protein: protein MKVKKLLIGRDLKAGEFEFELKGTEDNVHQVKKNAVNGDVIFDTIEYTKVGTYHYMITEKDTKLQGVIYDKKVIKVTVTVTDNSSRILETKGRYDQDVKAFKNSYTLPATPPKKGLPKTGIAVHYLAIFMDMILLVGAVYFIKKKISLEVEA from the coding sequence TTGAAAGTTAAGAAATTATTAATTGGACGTGATTTAAAGGCAGGTGAATTTGAGTTTGAACTCAAAGGCACAGAGGATAATGTCCACCAAGTCAAGAAAAATGCTGTTAATGGTGATGTGATTTTCGATACTATTGAGTACACGAAAGTGGGAACATATCATTATATGATTACTGAAAAAGATACGAAACTTCAAGGTGTAATCTATGATAAAAAAGTGATCAAAGTAACAGTGACTGTTACAGACAATAGTTCGCGTATACTAGAAACTAAAGGTCGATATGATCAGGATGTTAAAGCTTTTAAAAATAGCTATACCCTACCAGCAACACCGCCGAAGAAAGGTTTGCCTAAAACAGGAATAGCTGTTCATTACTTAGCAATCTTTATGGATATGATATTGTTAGTGGGTGCAGTTTACTTCATCAAGAAAAAAATAAGTCTAGAGGTGGAAGCCTAA
- the ruvX gene encoding Holliday junction resolvase RuvX has translation MRIMGLDVGSKTVGVAISDPLGFTAQGLEIIPINEEQEEFGFERLTELIQEYKVDKFVVGLPKNMNNTSGPRVEASQAYGTKIEQLFHLPVEYQDERLTTVAAERMLIEQADVSRKKRKKVIDKLAAQLILQNYLDRNF, from the coding sequence ATGAGAATTATGGGGTTAGATGTTGGTTCAAAAACAGTTGGTGTTGCAATTAGTGACCCACTTGGTTTTACAGCTCAAGGGCTTGAAATTATTCCCATCAATGAAGAACAAGAAGAATTTGGTTTTGAGCGTTTGACTGAACTTATCCAAGAATATAAGGTGGACAAGTTTGTTGTAGGTCTTCCTAAGAATATGAATAATACAAGCGGACCACGTGTAGAAGCAAGTCAGGCTTATGGGACTAAGATTGAGCAGCTATTTCATTTGCCAGTTGAATACCAAGATGAGCGCCTAACAACAGTAGCTGCGGAGAGAATGTTGATTGAGCAAGCGGATGTGAGCAGAAAGAAGCGAAAAAAAGTGATTGATAAGCTCGCAGCGCAGCTTATATTACAAAATTATTTAGATCGAAATTTTTAA